A genome region from Penaeus monodon isolate SGIC_2016 chromosome 14, NSTDA_Pmon_1, whole genome shotgun sequence includes the following:
- the LOC119580691 gene encoding uncharacterized protein LOC119580691, producing the protein MGIDTTYQYQTRLGASRGKQLPADPRREASASQDSGRISVASPVLPPLPPGVLLEARASSPAKAHSSDVSPPEDKLNLASICILSLDLTVDCEEFSDNGFPLVTVRENGRDDENDDTGTSTSRSPPARPEDEAERKDDGSDGTPVEADTGIGSSSSHSSSSNFDEKYYENDDYDTVDDGVCVAEELSDRGIMSDHDDAPDSKTSLSSKIDKLISYDDDEDDYIEADCDVKPMETLKRPLVYGYGSGPVRSLRGSSFLEKRLSQASIVSEHMEMDLAESLLSSEVLAHSESCVSLKETYWDHYQATKERIDREGQNGKGQAKNPNPCPSARFCYDPEVLLAQVRCPKSLEDATFRQYSAFMTSHIYDHFGNIHENLKEYGLSSRRPGWISSQPELPDAPRHEAPSEMSSLDYNSEPELTYCHEPRQPPGLSAQCHPARAPAPRPPLPPCKSRGPPLDSGVWTYFHPSEGTSVASSPGQLPVAMPRSTSSLSHVAPGGYNPWSHLLPDVTPPRTPRHSVYLQPAIGSATSSPSRSRPTSPTQLRSAAPHWTSSAEPRPSADEQRTLAASAAKPTPSPRRSFLPNFSKVVRSPLKKASHGLKAQPGTQKEMVLPAAAPHKSIQNRTFTATSSKSSSSSSSSSSASSKDSVMTVIPAPRNKGAKWFMRHFVGSRGKLSAV; encoded by the exons ATGGGGATTGACACAACCTACCAGTACCAGA CCCGTCTGGGTGCCTCGCGCGGGAAGCAATTACCCGCCGATCCCCGAAGGGAAGCTTCCGCCTCACAGGACTCCGGCAGGATCTCCGTGGCTTCCCCCGTGCTTCCCCCGCTTCCGCCAGGCGTCCTCCTGGAGGCCAGAGCCAGCTCCCCCGCCAAGGCCCACAGCAGTGACGTCAGCCCTCCGGAGGATAAGCTCAATTTAGCTTCCATTTGTATCCTCTCTCTGGATTTGACCGTCGACTGCGAGGAATTTAGTGATAATGGCTTTCCACTTGTAACTGTCAGAGAGAATGGACGCGACGACGAAAACGACGACACAGGAACATCCACGAGCCGTTCGCCCCCAGCACGACCGGAGGACGAGGCCGAGCGCAAGGACGACGGATCTGATGGGACTCCCGTCGAGGCAGACACAGGCATTGGGTCGTCGTCGAGTCACAGCAGCAGCTCGAATTTCGACGAAAAGTATTACGAAAACGATGATTACGACACGGTCGATGACGGAGTGTGCGTCGCCGAGGAGCTGTCAGACAGGGGTATCATGTCAGACCACGATGACGCACCTGACTCGAAAACCAGCCTGTCCAGCAAAATAGACAAATTGATCAGCTatgacgatgacgaagacgaCTACATCGAGGCAGACTGCGACGTGAAGCCCATGGAGACGTTGAAGAGGCCCCTCGTCTACGGCTACGGCAGTGGCCCCGTCAGAAGCCTGCGCGGGTCGTCCTTCCTGGAGAAGAGGCTCTCGCAGGCCTCGATCGTCTCCGAGCACATGGAGATGGACCTTGCAGAGTCCTTACTCTCGTCCGAAGTCTTGGCTCACAGCGAGAGTTGCGTGAGTCTGAAGGAGACTTACTGGGATCATTATCAAGCCACGAAGGAGAGAATTGACCGCGAAGGGCAGAACGGCAAGGGGCAGGCAAAGAACCCCAACCCTTGTCCGTCAGCGAGGTTCTGCTACGATCCGGAAGTCCTGCTCGCACAGGTGAGGTGTCCAAAATCCCTTGAGGACGCGACCTTCAGGCAATACTCAGCCTTCATGACGTCCCACATCTATGATCACTTCGGAAACATCCATGAGAACCTCAAGGAGTACGGACTGAGCAGCCGCCGTCCGGGTTGGATCTCCAGCCAGCCCGAGCTCCCCGACGCCCCGAGGCACGAAGCCCCTTCCGAGATGTCGTCTCTAGACTACAACAGTGAGCCGGAACTCACTTACTGCCACGAGCCCCGTCAGCCCCCGGGACTGTCGGCACAGTGCCACCCCGCCCGCGCTCCTGCCCCacgccctccccttccaccttgcAAAAGCAGAGGTCCTCCTCTAGACTCTGGCGTATGGACGTACTTCCATCCTTCTGAGGGGACATCGGTGGCCTCCTCACCCGGCCAGCTTCCTGTGGCCATGCCCCGCTCCACATCCTCCTTGAGTCACGTAGCCCCTGGCGGGTACAATCCTTGGTCCCATCTCCTGCCCGACGTCACACCTCCAAGGACTCCCCGGCACA GCGTTTACCTTCAACCTGCCATAGGATCTGCAACCAGCTCCCCGAGCAGGTCACGACCGACGTCCCCGACCCAGTTGCGCAGTGCTGCCCCCCATTGGACCTCATCCGCGGAGCCTCGGCCTTCGGCGGACGAGCAGAGGACGCTCGCCGCCTCCGCTGCCaaacccaccccctctccacGGCGGTCCTTCCTCCCTAACTTCTCGAAGGTCGTCAGGTCGCCCCTAAAGAAGGCAAGCCACGGGCTCAAGGCACAACCCGGGACGCAGAAAGAGATGGTCCTTCCGGCCGCTGCTCCTCACAAGTCCATCCAGAATCGGACGTTTACAGCTACGTCATCCAAGTCTTCCTCGTCATCGTCTTCGTCGTCGTCCGCCTCCAGCAAGGACAGCGTCATGACGGTCATCCCAGCACCACGCAACAAGGGCGCCAAGTGGTTCATGAGGCACTTTGTAGGATCCAGGGGAAAGCTTTCGGCTGTATAA